Proteins from one Salmonella bongori NCTC 12419 genomic window:
- the ldtA gene encoding L,D-transpeptidase encodes MRRVILFFPFFVLLISQTVFAVSYPLPPEGSRLVGHPATIAIPQNNTQPLEAFAARYGQGLSNMLEANPGVDVFLPASGSTLVVPRQLILPDTVREGIVVNVAEMRLYYYPEGTNTVEVLPIGIGQAGRETPRNWVTAVERKQDGPVWVPTANTRREYAKEGKTLPAMVPAGPDNPMGLYALYIGRLYAIHGTNANFGIGLRVSQGCIRLRNDDIKYLFDNVPVGTRVQIIDRPVKFSKEPDGSRWLEVHEPLSRNRAEFESDKKVPLPVTPVLRAFITGDSVDASRVDEVLERRSGMPVNVSLTSG; translated from the coding sequence ATGCGTCGTGTAATACTTTTTTTTCCATTTTTCGTATTGCTGATAAGCCAAACGGTGTTCGCTGTAAGCTATCCGTTGCCGCCAGAGGGTAGCCGTCTGGTTGGACATCCTGCCACAATCGCTATACCACAGAACAATACTCAGCCCTTAGAAGCATTTGCCGCCCGGTATGGACAAGGGCTGAGCAATATGCTTGAAGCCAATCCCGGCGTCGATGTGTTTTTACCTGCTTCGGGGTCTACGCTGGTCGTGCCCCGGCAGTTAATCCTGCCTGATACCGTTCGGGAAGGTATTGTGGTAAACGTCGCCGAGATGCGCCTTTATTATTATCCTGAAGGTACGAATACGGTCGAGGTGTTGCCCATTGGTATTGGTCAGGCTGGCCGTGAAACGCCGCGTAACTGGGTGACTGCAGTTGAACGAAAACAAGATGGCCCGGTTTGGGTGCCAACGGCCAATACGCGTCGGGAATATGCGAAAGAGGGAAAAACTCTGCCTGCTATGGTGCCAGCGGGGCCGGATAATCCGATGGGATTGTACGCGTTATATATTGGCCGGTTATATGCTATTCATGGCACTAATGCTAACTTTGGCATTGGTCTTCGCGTCAGTCAGGGCTGTATCCGTTTGCGTAATGACGATATTAAATATTTATTTGACAATGTTCCTGTCGGAACACGTGTGCAGATTATTGATCGACCCGTTAAATTTTCAAAGGAGCCGGACGGCAGTCGTTGGCTGGAGGTACACGAACCGCTATCGCGCAACCGTGCTGAATTTGAATCAGATAAAAAAGTACCATTACCCGTTACGCCAGTGTTACGCGCGTTTATCACAGGAGATAGCGTTGATGCCTCCCGGGTTGACGAGGTGCTGGAGCGGCGTTCAGGAATGCCAGTTAATGTCAGCCTGACATCAGGGTAA